Below is a genomic region from Candidatus Methylomirabilota bacterium.
CGGTAGAACGCGCAGGTCGCGTCGGGGTCGCGGACGGTGAGCACGAGGTGGTCGAGCCGGTCGAGCGCCATGGCGGGCCTGGGCCTTACGCGAAGATGAACTCGGGCAGGAACGCGGAGACGATCCAGTTCGGCGCGTCGACGATCTCGCTGATCTTGAGGTCCACGGCCACGCTCGACAGGATGTACGCCTCCTCGCGCGAGAGGCCGCGCTCGCGCACGAGGTGGTCGATCATGTAGCGGACGGCCTGCTGCGCGGCGGCGAAGAGGTCGGGGCCGTGGGCGGTCGTGGCGAACCAGGGACCGCGGTTCGTGCCCGGCGCGAGCGGGCCCGCGGTGCGGAGCCGGGGCTCGGCGAGCCCGGCGCCGCGCTCGACGCCGAAGCGGAGGGTCACCCGCGCCATCATCTCGACGGCGGTCACGCAGACCTCGCCGTCCCCCTGCGCGCCGTGCCCGTCGCCGACGCTGAACAGGGCGCCGTCCACCCAGACGGGCAGGTAGAGCGTCGTGCCGCGGACGAGCTGCTTCACGTCCATGTTGCCGCCGTTCTTGCGCGGCGGCATCGTGCTGTGGGCGCCCGGCTCGTCGAGCGCCGTGCCCATCACGCCGGGGAACGGCTCGAGCGGCACGGCGACGTCGCGGCCCATCCGCGCGTGCGCGCCGTCCGAGATGTCCCAGATCTGGAGGAAGGGCTTCGCGAAGTCGGCCTCGGGGAGGAGCCCGCGCCCCGGCCGGATCGCCGTCCAGCCGAACGACGCGCGGGGCACGACCTCGAGGATGTCGACGACCAGCGCGTCGCCGGGCCGGGCGCCCTCGACGGCCACCGGGCCCGTCAGCGGGTGGCCGCGGAACGGTCCGCGCGCGAGCACGTCGGCGTGGGTCGAGGACGGCGAGTAGTAGCCGTCGGCGGCGTCGCGCGTGTCGAACACGACCGTGTCGCCGGGCTCGATCACGAGGCGCGGCGCGAGCGCATTGTTCCACTCGTAGTGGACGGTCTGGGCGTCCAGGACGTGCGTGCGCGCCATCGCTCAGCGCCCCCGCGCCGGTGCGCCGTCGTCGATCTCGGTCCAGGCGACCATGCCCGTGCCCGAGCGCCACGCGACGGCCGGCATGTAGGCGAGCACGTCCGCGGGCCCGCGCGTCATGGCCAGGACGAGGAACCACGACAGGAGCTCGGCGGTCCCGCCCGAGCCCGCCGCCTCCATGCGCTCGAGCGTGCACTCGCGCAGGAGCGTCTCGCGGTCGTCCTTCGCCAGGCGCTCGAGGAACCAGCGGTCGAACTCCTCGTCCACCCAGAAGTAGCGGGGCCCGCCCGGCTCGTGCGAGAGCCCGCCGGTGCCGATCACGGCGATGCGGTCGTCGCCGGGAAACGCGCGCAGCACGTCGCGCAGGATCGCGCCGACCTGGTAGGCGCGCTCGGGCGTCGGGATGGGCGGGACGGTGCAGTTCATCCCGACCGGCACCAGCCGGAATCGCGCGTCGGGGTTCAGGTAGTGCGTGGGCACCGAGATGCCGTCGTCGAACTGCATCTCGCGCAGGTACGTGAGCTGGAGCCGTCGCCGCGCGCCCTCGTTGACCATGAAGCGCGCCAGCGCCGGATGGCCCGGCACCCGGTACTTCTCCATGCCGAGCCACTCGTCGAACCAGTCGGCGGGGCCGACGTGCTCCTCGCCGATCCCGACCGTGTACTCGGGGAGGTTGTTGATCGGCCAGTTCAGGAGGTGGTCGTTGGTGAACATCACGAGCACGTCGGGACGCGCCGCCTCGAGCCGGCGCCGCATCTCGGCGGTCGCGCCGAGGGCGAGCCGCTGGTGCGTCTCCGGCGCGCGCGTGAACCAGCCGGTGAGGCCGGGGGAGTGGGTCATCGCCATCGCCGCCACGATCCGCGCCACGGCTACCGGTCCTCCCGCCCGGGGTCCCGCGCCATCGCCCTCGCCGTCTCCTCGGGGAACGCCCGCTTGTAGCACTCGAGGGCCGCGCTCACATTGCTGTTGTGGGCGGCGCCGAAGAAGAGGCGCAGGATCTGCGGCACGTAGTACTGGTGGATCCCGAGGTCCATGAGCCGCCGCGGATCCTTGTCGCGGATCGCCTCGTACTCGGCGCGGCTCAGCCCGAACTCCCGCGCGAGGCCCTCGAGGTCGGTGAGCCACCGCGCTCGGAG
It encodes:
- a CDS encoding acetamidase/formamidase family protein; translation: MARTHVLDAQTVHYEWNNALAPRLVIEPGDTVVFDTRDAADGYYSPSSTHADVLARGPFRGHPLTGPVAVEGARPGDALVVDILEVVPRASFGWTAIRPGRGLLPEADFAKPFLQIWDISDGAHARMGRDVAVPLEPFPGVMGTALDEPGAHSTMPPRKNGGNMDVKQLVRGTTLYLPVWVDGALFSVGDGHGAQGDGEVCVTAVEMMARVTLRFGVERGAGLAEPRLRTAGPLAPGTNRGPWFATTAHGPDLFAAAQQAVRYMIDHLVRERGLSREEAYILSSVAVDLKISEIVDAPNWIVSAFLPEFIFA